From Rhodobium gokarnense:
CATCCTCGCTCGATACCGTGCAGGCGTCGGCGACGCGGCAGTTGACATCGACTGAAAGACAGATCGATGCCCTTGAACGCCAGGTCTCGAAACTCATCGACATCGACGACGGGGTCATGAGCGTTGACGCGGCCATTCGCCAACTCAACCGCTATATGAGCGCGTTCATCAGTTCTGGCGGCGACCGCGGCAGCCTGGAGGGCTTCGCCCGCGGCGGCTACACCGGCGACGGGCCGTCCAACGTCGTTGCCGGCGTCGTTCATCGCGGCGAGTACGTGATGGATCAGGCCGCAACCGCCCGCTACCGACCCTATCTCGAGCAAATGGACTCCGGGACCTTCGGTCCGCGCAACGACAACAATTCAAGAAATGACGCGAAACTGGCGCAGGCCATCATCACCTCGTCCGCCCAACAGGTCGAGGTGATGCGCGAGGAACTGCGCTCGGTCCGTGCCGAACTCAACCGCTTGACGAACGAAACCCGGATTGCGGCAAACCGGAAGCAGAGGAAGGCGAACGGCTAATGGCGGCGATGACGCGCTATCTCCAGAAGGCTCTTCTGGACCACGCCCTGGGGATCACGGCATTTACCATTCCGACGGAATTGTGGGGGTCTTTGCACACCGCTTCGCCGACGGAGTCGGGGTCTTTCGACGACGAGATTTCCGACAGCGGGTATTCGCGGCAATCGATCTTCGGGTTGATGACGGAAACCGACCTCACTTCGGGAACGTCGCAGATCGACACGGTGGTCAATTTCGGACCCGCCGATGGTGACAACGGGTCCGTGACATATTTCGCGATTTCGGATGCGTCCAGCGCCGGCAACATGCTGCTTTACGGCGCCCTGGCCAACTCGCAAACCTTTGATACGAATGACCAGTTTCAGTTGAACCCGGGACAATTGATCATCAAGTTCGACTGATGCAACGGCGCGGGCAGCGCCATTCCAAGCGTCGTCACGACGCCTATTCCAAAAGATGGAGAAGACAATGGCCGGCTACGCAGCCAGTAACCTGCTGGGCGGGACCCAGCAGTCCATGACCACCACCTTCAAGACTGCGCTGGTGCTCGCTGCATCAAACGGCACGTCCCTACAGCGCTTTATGGTGCACGACATCATTTTTGGCACCGATGGAACGCCGGCCGACCAGGCCATGACCTGGGACGTCAGCCGGACGACGGCCAGCGGAACCGCAACGTCGATCACGCCGAACAAGATCGATCTCGCCGACGGCGCGTTCCTTGGCGTCGGCCTCGCCAACAACACGGTGGAGCCTACGGTCACCTCCAACTCCAACCTTCTGCCGATTGGCGCCAACCAGCGCGCGTCCATGCGCTGGGTTGCGTTTCCGGGTCAGGAACTGGTGGTTCCGGCGACCGACGCGGCCGGTCTTGCGTTCCGCGCCAAGTCCCCCGGCTACACCGGTACCGTCATCGTCAACGCGCATTTCCGCGGCGCCTGATCGCAATAGAGGGCGGCGGCAGGACACCGCGCCTTGCCGCCGTCTTCTCCATGTCAATATGGGAGGCATCCATGCGCAAGCCGGGCGGGGTTCTAATCCTTACCACGAACGACGGCAGGCAGGAGGAAACCGACACCTTCACCTGCGCCCATTGCAACAAGATCGTTCCCGTGAGGCCATTCCAGCGACCGGAGGACATCGGCGGGCGATGCGGCGGCTGCGGCGGGCTCATTTGCCCGGACTGTGTGTCCAGGGGCACGTGCGACCCGATTGAAGAAAAGCTCGCGCGTGCGGAAGCCGCCTATCACGCGCGACGCTCGTACGGAATCTAATCGATGTTTGGTGCCTTTCCCTTCGGTTCAGCGCCGTTTGCTGGGGATGAAATCCCCGTTGCGGTCGAGCCCGTATTCGAGGATAGTTGGCACCAGTCGCTGAGCGAGTCGACGCGCTACCATGTCGTGCCGGCGGTCGCCGTCTGCCTGGCGTCGCTCTATGCGCTATCGATCAGCCCCGACGCGCTCGCGCAGCCGGAAACGGCAAATCCGGACAAATTCCAGCAAGAACTGTCGGAACCGGTCCGAACGCTTCCGGCGCTGGCGACGCACGATCAGCAGTTCCTCGCATTTCAGGGCTTCGCGCCTTTCCCGGAAACGGTTTCGACGGACAGGTGGGCGCCACCGCTTTCCGAGCCGGCGAGATTCCCGGCGGCGCTGCCGACCAATGCTCAGCAATTCGAGGCCTATCAGGGCTTCGGACCGTTCGATGAGACCTCGGTTGCGCAATGGACGCAGGCGCTGTCCGAACCGGTCCGCTTTGCGCCGCGGCTTGGACCCGAACAGCACCAGTTTGAAGCCTATCAGGGCTTTGAGCCCTTTGCGGAAACGGCATTTCCCGACAAGTGGATGCCGCCGCTTTCCGAGCCGGTTCGGTTTTCGCCGCGGCTCGAGACGGCAAACCAGCAATACGAGGTCTTTGTTCAGGCGGCGCCGTTCGGCGAAGCGATCTACGTCGAAAAATGGTTCCGGCAATTCGACGACCCGGTCCGGTTCGCGGATGCGTTGCCGACGGCGCTCCATCCTTTCCAGTTCCTCGTAAAGGACGAGCCGTTCCTCGAGGCTGTGTCGGCCGATCGATGGGCGCCGCCGCTTTCCGAGCCGGTTCGGTTCGCTGCATCTCTCCCGGTCACGCAGCAGCAGTTTCTTGCATACCAGGGGTTCTCGCCGTTCGAGGAAGTCCCGGCGCCGGACAAATTCCAACGCCCGTTCTCCGAGCCGGTTCGGTTCGCCGCGGCGCTGCCCGTCGCAAGCCAGCAGTTCGAAGCGTTCGTCAAGGCGGATCCGTTCCCGGAAATCGCCTATGCGGAGAAATGGGCACAGCCCCTCAGCGAGCCCGTCCGCTTCGCCAGGGCGCTACCGATTCACGATCACCCGTTCGAAGCGTTCGTTCAGTTCGCCCCGTTTGAAGAAACGGTCACGGCCGACCGGTGGGTTCCGCCCCTCAGCGAGCCCGACCGCTTCCCACCGCGGCTGAACACCGCCAATCAGCAGTTCCTCGCGTTCCAGGACTTCGCCCCGTTTGCCGAGCGAGTGACGGCCGACCGGTGGATGCCGCCATTCGCCGAGCCCGCCCGCTTCCCGCTTCGGCTCGAGACGAGATCACAGCAGTTCCTCATCTGGTCTGAATGGCCGGTTCTTCTCAATCCGGTCACGGTCACGCTCATCGGCGAGGCAA
This genomic window contains:
- a CDS encoding phage tail fiber protein, which codes for MAAMTRYLQKALLDHALGITAFTIPTELWGSLHTASPTESGSFDDEISDSGYSRQSIFGLMTETDLTSGTSQIDTVVNFGPADGDNGSVTYFAISDASSAGNMLLYGALANSQTFDTNDQFQLNPGQLIIKFD